The following are from one region of the Stigmatella ashevillena genome:
- the gatC gene encoding Asp-tRNA(Asn)/Glu-tRNA(Gln) amidotransferase subunit GatC produces MALTLEQVRHVASLARLSLSPDEERRYATQLSAVLDAVAQLQELDVSGVEPTSHATLASSLLREDVTLPSLPPEKGLANAPSKVGTRFAVPKIIE; encoded by the coding sequence ATGGCGCTCACGCTCGAGCAGGTCCGTCATGTGGCCTCGCTGGCCCGGCTGTCGCTGTCCCCCGACGAGGAGCGGCGCTATGCCACGCAGCTCTCGGCGGTTCTCGATGCGGTGGCCCAGCTCCAGGAACTCGACGTGAGTGGCGTGGAGCCCACCTCTCACGCCACGCTCGCCTCCTCGCTGCTTCGCGAGGACGTGACGCTGCCCTCTCTGCCACCCGAGAAGGGGCTCGCCAATGCCCCTTCGAAGGTCGGCACCCGTTTTGCCGTACCGAAGATCATCGAGTGA
- a CDS encoding isopenicillin N synthase family dioxygenase — translation MPTSARRVPLVHLAHYRSGTPQERARFVQVFGDALKEFGFVSVEGHGIEDGLIRRTYADVERFFQLPEAVKQCYVVPGGAGQRGYTGYGQEHAKNRTVGDLKEFWHVGRELSPTHPHFSPQYGPNIWPTEVPSFQENTRALFQALDGAAAVMLQALAEYFGVERNTFSAMAEDGNSILRLIHYPPLRERFIPGGVRAAEHEDINLITLLCEGTASGLELLTRDGEWLPVDTLRGQIVVDSGDMLSRVTNNVIPATTHRVVNPKSGEQDTTRYSMPFFVHPYPQCVLQPLPNTATAEHPVPPPPITADAFLQQRLREIGLIK, via the coding sequence ATGCCCACCTCGGCCCGCCGCGTCCCGCTCGTTCACCTCGCCCACTACCGCTCTGGGACTCCTCAGGAGCGCGCCCGCTTCGTCCAGGTCTTCGGGGATGCGCTCAAGGAGTTCGGTTTCGTCTCGGTGGAAGGACATGGAATCGAAGATGGCCTCATCCGCCGCACCTACGCGGACGTGGAGCGGTTCTTCCAGCTCCCCGAGGCGGTGAAGCAATGCTACGTCGTCCCGGGCGGCGCGGGCCAGCGCGGCTACACCGGCTATGGCCAGGAGCATGCGAAGAACCGCACCGTGGGCGACCTCAAGGAATTCTGGCACGTCGGCCGAGAGCTCTCTCCCACCCACCCCCACTTCTCCCCTCAGTACGGACCTAACATCTGGCCAACGGAAGTTCCCTCTTTCCAAGAAAATACGCGGGCACTCTTCCAAGCGCTCGACGGTGCGGCGGCGGTGATGCTCCAGGCGCTGGCGGAGTACTTCGGCGTGGAGCGCAACACCTTCAGCGCCATGGCGGAAGATGGAAACTCCATCCTCCGGCTCATCCACTATCCGCCCCTCCGGGAGCGCTTCATCCCCGGAGGCGTCCGCGCCGCCGAACACGAGGACATCAACCTCATCACCCTGCTGTGCGAGGGGACCGCGTCCGGACTGGAGCTGCTCACGCGCGACGGGGAGTGGCTGCCCGTGGACACGCTGCGCGGGCAGATCGTCGTGGACTCGGGGGACATGCTCAGCCGGGTCACCAACAACGTCATTCCCGCCACCACCCACCGCGTGGTGAACCCGAAGAGCGGAGAGCAGGACACCACCCGCTACTCCATGCCCTTCTTCGTCCATCCCTATCCGCAGTGCGTGCTGCAGCCCCTGCCCAACACCGCCACCGCCGAGCACCCGGTGCCACCGCCTCCCATCACGGCGGATGCCTTCCTCCAGCAGCGCCTGCGCGAGATCGGCCTCATCAAGTAG
- the gatB gene encoding Asp-tRNA(Asn)/Glu-tRNA(Gln) amidotransferase subunit GatB, with protein sequence MPVNDFQPVIGLEVHAQLLTKSKLFCGCSTEFGAEPNQNTCPVCLAMPGVLPVFNQRVAEFAVRTGLALGCTIKKTSVWSRKNYFYPDLPKGYQITQYDQPICEWGTLTIDTPEGEKTIRIRRIHMEEDAGKNVHDAAVGESLVDLNRAGVPLLEIVSEPDLRSADEAVEYLKALRDVLVYLGVNDGNMDEGSFRCDVNVSVMRKGETQYGQRCELKNINSFRFIKQAAEYEIARHVEVLESGGKIDQETRLWDTQRNETRSMRSKEDAHDYRYFPEPDLPPLHVPDALIDEVAQGLPELPRTKFKRFMSQYGIPAYDAKLLCAERPLAEFFEACTQHYKDYKKLSNWFQGELARLLNESGGTVSISTLKFTPTQFGELLSAVEKGTLSNNAAKDVFAEMFREGKSPEAIIAEKGLAQVSDAGAVEAVVDEVLAKNAGEAEKYRAGKKQIFGFFVGQVMKAMKGKGNPALVNELLKKKLGD encoded by the coding sequence ATGCCAGTGAACGATTTTCAGCCCGTCATCGGCCTCGAGGTTCATGCCCAGCTGCTGACGAAGTCGAAGCTCTTCTGTGGCTGCTCCACGGAGTTCGGCGCGGAGCCCAACCAGAACACCTGCCCGGTGTGCCTCGCGATGCCGGGGGTGCTCCCGGTGTTCAATCAGCGCGTGGCGGAGTTCGCCGTCCGCACGGGGTTGGCGCTCGGCTGCACCATCAAGAAGACGAGCGTGTGGAGCCGGAAGAACTACTTCTATCCGGATCTTCCCAAGGGCTATCAGATCACCCAGTACGACCAGCCCATCTGCGAGTGGGGCACGCTCACCATCGACACCCCCGAGGGGGAGAAGACGATTCGCATCCGCCGCATCCACATGGAGGAGGACGCGGGCAAGAACGTGCACGATGCGGCCGTGGGCGAGAGCCTGGTGGACCTCAACCGGGCGGGCGTTCCGCTGCTGGAGATCGTCAGCGAGCCGGACCTGCGCAGCGCGGACGAGGCGGTGGAGTACCTCAAGGCCTTGCGGGACGTGCTCGTCTACCTGGGGGTGAACGACGGCAACATGGACGAGGGCTCCTTTCGCTGCGACGTCAACGTGTCGGTGATGCGCAAGGGAGAGACGCAGTACGGCCAGCGCTGCGAGCTGAAGAACATCAACTCCTTCCGGTTCATCAAGCAGGCCGCTGAGTACGAGATTGCCCGGCACGTGGAGGTGCTCGAGTCGGGCGGGAAGATCGATCAGGAGACGCGGCTCTGGGACACGCAGCGGAACGAGACGCGCTCGATGCGCTCCAAGGAAGACGCGCATGACTACCGCTACTTCCCGGAGCCGGACCTGCCGCCGCTGCACGTGCCGGACGCGCTCATTGACGAGGTGGCCCAGGGCCTGCCGGAGCTGCCGCGCACGAAGTTCAAGCGCTTCATGAGCCAGTACGGCATCCCCGCTTACGATGCCAAGCTGTTGTGCGCCGAGCGCCCGCTGGCGGAGTTCTTCGAGGCGTGCACTCAGCACTACAAGGACTACAAGAAGCTCTCCAACTGGTTCCAGGGAGAGCTGGCGCGTCTGTTGAACGAGAGCGGGGGGACGGTGTCCATCTCCACGCTCAAGTTCACGCCCACGCAGTTCGGCGAACTGCTGAGCGCGGTGGAGAAGGGGACCCTCTCGAACAACGCGGCCAAGGACGTCTTCGCGGAGATGTTCCGAGAGGGCAAGTCCCCGGAGGCCATCATCGCCGAGAAGGGCCTGGCGCAGGTCAGCGACGCGGGGGCGGTGGAGGCGGTGGTGGACGAGGTGCTGGCGAAGAACGCGGGCGAAGCCGAGAAGTACCGCGCGGGCAAGAAGCAGATTTTCGGCTTCTTCGTGGGCCAGGTGATGAAGGCGATGAAGGGCAAGGGCAACCCCGCCCTCGTCAACGAACTGCTCAAGAAGAAGCTCGGCGACTGA
- a CDS encoding FtsK/SpoIIIE family DNA translocase, with protein MTARKARAEKTVLSRQEIATRRKALAAKKMQTGGASRRAIVGVFILSASIISLLSVATFSAKDRVGPGFRNMVGPMGHLIAESLRGVVGVCAYLIPLCGGYAAMILFVGDRERRRLPQIVALTLLTVSASVLAHIFFAGEKGWAHPPGGAVGVALGGTLQNLFSTVGTVILVTAVAVAGLIVGTQYTFLKLCSLLWAGACVLGRRASEAGNTFWEAQKVAYQQRQERAAKEKEEEAAFLAQLEADEEELLEAEREAAEAEAAEAEAMAEEAVRLAREAEKEQLLAAKKASKEAKELPREAKALAKEKPAEPTAAPVTHVEKRPAPGADPAWASFLSPTPHLPSPEAAPEPRKRDRKTPNIVTAPATPNAVFPLPPAALAEEEEPASPPMAAASAPPPAAPVAAAPSAIVPAPSSALARMPLIVEPKAPPKPTVPKRRDMEEFEFVGGRKSFSLPPLNVLECDLKERSALDKDAFLVTAEKLRAKLADFGIQGEVVEIRPGPVVTMYEFLPGPGIKVSKIASLSDDLAMAMEAMRVRIVAPIPGKGVVGIEVPNKDRETVYLKEIAEQDAFQKSQSKLTMCMGKDIEGMPYVLDLAKAPHLLIAGTTGSGKSVAVNSMIMSILLKSTPEEVRFIMVDPKMLELSVYEGIPHLLLPVVTDPKKAALALRWAVEEMERRYQLLSEAGVRNIAGYNKLVESSATVVPTPDKAAEEKKPAKAKKVLVVDGSASPSSEGPGVAAPKDDLEDMREAVLSEPEAPETPVEAAADVDALATEERDDASDAPEKKELKKLPYLVVIIDELADLMMVASREVETYVARLAQMARASGIHLMVATQRPSTDVVTGVIKANFPTRISFMLRSKPDSMTILGTVGSEALLGMGDMLIMPPTSAHLQRVHGAYVSETEIKRAVDHLKAQGKPVFDESILKPRDEDSEGGGEEDELSDELYDQALATVSEMRAVSISMLQRKMRIGYNRAARMIERMEREGVVGPADGAKPREVLIRGVGEMPGAGAM; from the coding sequence ATGACGGCCAGGAAGGCCAGGGCGGAGAAGACGGTCCTGTCGAGACAGGAGATCGCCACGCGTCGCAAGGCGCTGGCGGCCAAGAAGATGCAAACGGGAGGCGCCAGCCGGCGCGCCATCGTGGGCGTCTTCATCCTCTCGGCATCGATCATCTCTTTATTGTCGGTCGCCACCTTCAGCGCGAAGGATCGCGTGGGGCCTGGCTTCCGGAACATGGTGGGCCCCATGGGCCACCTCATCGCGGAGTCTCTGCGCGGTGTGGTGGGCGTGTGTGCCTATCTCATCCCGCTGTGCGGGGGCTACGCCGCCATGATCCTGTTCGTGGGGGATCGCGAGCGCCGCCGGCTGCCACAAATCGTCGCGCTGACGCTGCTGACGGTGAGTGCCTCGGTGCTCGCGCACATCTTCTTCGCAGGGGAGAAGGGGTGGGCACACCCCCCTGGAGGCGCGGTGGGGGTGGCGCTCGGCGGCACCCTGCAGAACCTCTTCTCCACGGTCGGCACCGTCATCCTCGTCACCGCCGTCGCGGTCGCGGGGCTCATCGTCGGCACGCAGTACACCTTCCTGAAGCTGTGCTCCCTGCTGTGGGCCGGGGCCTGTGTGCTCGGCCGCCGTGCCTCGGAGGCAGGCAACACCTTCTGGGAAGCCCAGAAGGTGGCCTATCAGCAGCGCCAGGAGCGGGCCGCCAAGGAGAAGGAGGAGGAGGCCGCCTTCCTGGCCCAGCTCGAGGCGGACGAAGAGGAGCTCCTGGAAGCCGAGCGTGAAGCCGCGGAAGCCGAGGCCGCCGAGGCCGAGGCCATGGCCGAGGAAGCCGTGCGCCTGGCACGGGAAGCCGAGAAGGAGCAGTTGCTCGCCGCCAAGAAGGCCTCGAAGGAGGCCAAGGAACTCCCCCGCGAGGCCAAGGCGCTGGCGAAGGAGAAGCCCGCCGAGCCCACCGCCGCTCCCGTGACGCACGTCGAGAAACGGCCCGCTCCCGGGGCGGATCCCGCCTGGGCGTCCTTCCTTTCGCCCACGCCCCACCTGCCCTCTCCAGAGGCGGCCCCCGAGCCGCGCAAGCGCGATCGCAAGACGCCCAACATCGTCACCGCTCCGGCGACCCCCAACGCCGTGTTCCCCCTGCCTCCGGCCGCCCTGGCCGAAGAGGAAGAGCCCGCGTCCCCACCGATGGCGGCGGCCAGTGCGCCTCCGCCCGCGGCGCCCGTGGCCGCGGCCCCCTCGGCCATCGTTCCCGCGCCCTCCTCGGCGCTGGCCCGCATGCCGCTCATCGTGGAGCCCAAGGCGCCGCCCAAGCCCACCGTGCCGAAGAGGCGCGACATGGAGGAGTTCGAGTTCGTCGGAGGCCGCAAGAGCTTCTCGCTGCCGCCCCTGAACGTCCTCGAATGTGACTTGAAGGAGCGCTCGGCGCTGGACAAGGACGCCTTCCTGGTCACCGCCGAGAAGCTGCGCGCCAAGCTGGCGGACTTCGGCATCCAGGGCGAGGTGGTGGAGATCCGTCCCGGCCCTGTCGTCACCATGTACGAGTTCCTCCCGGGGCCCGGCATCAAGGTCAGCAAGATCGCCTCGCTCTCCGATGACCTCGCCATGGCCATGGAGGCCATGCGGGTGCGCATCGTCGCCCCCATCCCCGGCAAGGGCGTGGTGGGCATCGAGGTCCCCAACAAGGACCGCGAGACCGTCTACCTCAAGGAGATCGCCGAGCAGGACGCCTTCCAGAAGAGCCAGAGCAAGCTCACCATGTGCATGGGCAAGGACATCGAGGGCATGCCGTACGTGCTCGACCTGGCCAAGGCCCCCCACCTGCTCATCGCGGGAACCACCGGCTCGGGCAAGTCCGTGGCGGTCAACTCGATGATCATGAGCATCCTCCTCAAGTCCACGCCGGAGGAGGTCCGCTTCATCATGGTGGACCCGAAGATGCTCGAGCTGTCGGTCTACGAGGGCATCCCCCACCTGCTGCTGCCGGTGGTCACCGATCCGAAGAAGGCCGCGCTCGCGCTGCGCTGGGCCGTGGAGGAGATGGAGCGCCGCTACCAGCTCCTGTCCGAGGCGGGCGTGCGCAACATCGCCGGGTACAACAAGCTCGTCGAGAGCTCCGCCACCGTCGTCCCGACACCCGACAAGGCCGCCGAGGAGAAGAAGCCCGCCAAGGCCAAGAAGGTGCTCGTCGTGGACGGCTCGGCCTCCCCTTCCAGTGAGGGCCCCGGAGTCGCCGCGCCCAAGGACGACCTGGAGGACATGCGCGAGGCCGTCCTGTCCGAGCCGGAAGCCCCCGAGACTCCGGTGGAAGCTGCTGCGGACGTGGACGCGCTGGCGACCGAGGAGCGTGACGACGCCTCCGATGCTCCGGAGAAGAAGGAGCTCAAGAAGCTGCCCTACCTCGTGGTCATCATCGACGAGTTGGCGGACCTCATGATGGTGGCCAGCCGCGAAGTGGAGACGTACGTGGCGCGCCTGGCGCAGATGGCCCGCGCCTCCGGCATCCACCTGATGGTCGCCACCCAGCGCCCGTCGACGGACGTCGTGACGGGCGTCATCAAGGCCAACTTTCCCACGCGCATCAGCTTCATGCTGCGCTCCAAGCCGGACTCGATGACCATCCTGGGAACGGTGGGCTCCGAAGCCCTGCTCGGCATGGGCGACATGCTCATCATGCCTCCCACCAGCGCCCACCTGCAGCGTGTGCATGGGGCCTACGTCTCCGAGACGGAAATCAAACGTGCGGTGGACCACCTCAAGGCCCAGGGCAAGCCCGTCTTCGACGAGTCCATCCTCAAGCCGCGCGATGAGGACTCCGAGGGCGGCGGCGAGGAGGACGAGCTGTCCGACGAGCTGTACGACCAGGCGCTCGCCACGGTGAGCGAGATGCGCGCCGTCTCCATCTCCATGCTCCAGCGCAAGATGCGCATCGGCTACAACCGCGCCGCGCGCATGATCGAACGCATGGAGCGCGAGGGCGTCGTCGGCCCGGCGGATGGTGCCAAGCCGCGCGAGGTGCTCATTCGCGGCGTGGGCGAGATGCCCGGCGCGGGGGCGATGTAA
- the gatA gene encoding Asp-tRNA(Asn)/Glu-tRNA(Gln) amidotransferase subunit GatA, with amino-acid sequence MVLTELSMLELAAKLTSGEVSSLEATRACLTRIAQVDGQVKAFLRLDEKGALAAAEASDARRKAGNPASALDGVPIGLKDIFLTEGGETTCGSRILQGFVPPYDATVVRLLREAGLPIVGKLNMDEFAMGSSTEGSAFGPTHNPWDLERTPGGSSGGSAAAVAACEVFGALGTDTGGSIRQPAALTNTVGLKPTYGRVSRYGVIAYASSLDQVGPMARTVADTAALLQLLARHDPLDSTSAKLEAPDYREDLEGGVRGLRLGVPREYFTGGMDPEVEQAVREALKAYEHMGATLVDVSLPHTKYALATYYLLATAEASSNLARYDGIRFGLRAKDAKGLRELYGLTRERGFGPEVKRRIMLGTYALSAGYYDAYYLRAQKVRTLIRQDFASAFEQVDALVSPTSPVPAFKLGEKVADPLSMYLMDVFTLPCNLAGLPGLSLPCGFTKSNLPIGLQILGKPFDEARLLRIARAFEREHGFVRRFPTL; translated from the coding sequence ATGGTCCTGACCGAGCTGTCGATGTTGGAGCTGGCGGCGAAGCTCACCTCCGGAGAGGTCTCCTCCCTGGAGGCCACGCGCGCGTGCCTGACGCGCATCGCCCAGGTGGACGGGCAGGTGAAGGCCTTCCTGCGCCTGGACGAGAAGGGGGCCCTGGCCGCCGCCGAGGCCAGCGATGCGCGCCGCAAGGCGGGCAATCCGGCGAGTGCCCTGGACGGTGTTCCCATCGGGCTCAAGGACATCTTCCTCACCGAGGGAGGGGAGACGACCTGCGGCTCGCGCATCCTCCAGGGCTTCGTTCCGCCGTATGACGCCACCGTGGTGCGTCTCCTGCGGGAGGCGGGCCTGCCCATCGTGGGCAAGTTGAACATGGACGAGTTCGCGATGGGCTCGTCCACCGAGGGCAGCGCGTTTGGCCCGACGCACAACCCGTGGGACCTGGAGCGGACGCCGGGAGGGTCCTCCGGAGGCTCGGCGGCAGCGGTGGCGGCGTGCGAAGTCTTCGGGGCGCTGGGGACGGACACGGGCGGCTCCATCCGCCAGCCCGCGGCGCTCACCAACACGGTGGGGCTCAAGCCCACGTACGGGCGGGTGTCACGCTACGGCGTCATCGCCTATGCCTCGTCGTTGGATCAGGTGGGGCCCATGGCGCGCACGGTGGCGGACACCGCGGCGCTTCTGCAACTCCTGGCCCGGCATGACCCGCTCGATTCGACCTCCGCGAAGCTCGAAGCGCCGGACTACCGGGAGGACTTGGAGGGTGGTGTGCGGGGCCTCCGGCTGGGGGTGCCCCGCGAGTACTTCACCGGGGGCATGGATCCCGAGGTGGAGCAGGCGGTGCGCGAGGCGCTGAAGGCCTATGAGCACATGGGGGCGACGCTGGTGGACGTGTCGCTGCCCCACACGAAGTATGCCCTGGCCACGTATTACCTCCTGGCCACCGCGGAGGCCTCCAGCAACCTCGCCCGCTACGACGGCATCCGCTTCGGCCTGCGGGCGAAGGATGCGAAGGGCCTGAGGGAACTCTACGGCTTGACGCGGGAGCGAGGCTTCGGTCCAGAGGTCAAGCGCCGCATCATGCTGGGCACCTATGCGCTGTCCGCGGGCTACTACGATGCCTACTACCTGCGAGCCCAGAAGGTGCGCACGCTGATCCGCCAGGACTTCGCGAGCGCCTTCGAGCAGGTGGATGCCTTGGTCTCGCCCACCTCGCCGGTGCCGGCCTTCAAGCTGGGCGAGAAGGTGGCCGATCCCCTGTCGATGTACCTGATGGACGTCTTCACGCTGCCGTGCAACCTGGCGGGCCTGCCGGGTCTGTCACTGCCGTGTGGCTTCACGAAGTCGAACCTGCCCATCGGGTTGCAGATCCTGGGCAAGCCCTTCGACGAGGCCCGTCTGTTGCGCATCGCCCGCGCGTTCGAGCGCGAGCACGGCTTTGTCCGCCGTTTTCCGACGCTCTAA
- a CDS encoding TFIIB-type zinc ribbon-containing protein has protein sequence MADFDKPSSTEDEYFAREDIEKKRKLALEQTEQLAAKQREDLRQLHFMKCPKCGMNLHTLKKGSVELDTCFNCKGVWLDAGELDQVLSQGSENNGKVMGAILNIFKRS, from the coding sequence ATGGCCGATTTCGACAAGCCGTCGTCTACCGAGGACGAATATTTCGCGCGCGAGGACATTGAGAAGAAGCGCAAGCTCGCACTTGAGCAGACCGAGCAACTGGCCGCGAAGCAGCGGGAGGACCTCCGGCAGCTCCACTTCATGAAGTGCCCCAAGTGCGGCATGAACCTGCACACGCTGAAGAAGGGGAGCGTGGAGCTCGACACCTGCTTCAACTGCAAGGGGGTCTGGCTGGACGCGGGTGAGCTGGATCAGGTGCTCTCCCAGGGCTCGGAGAACAATGGCAAGGTGATGGGCGCCATCCTCAACATCTTCAAGCGCAGCTAG
- a CDS encoding antibiotic biosynthesis monooxygenase family protein, with amino-acid sequence MIVAISRFRPPEEQLEPLVARLQSRSRLVDRHEGFLGLEVLRSFERQPEFLLITRWRDREALKAYLQSEDFQAAKASGGVQEDATFTMYELVAH; translated from the coding sequence ATGATCGTCGCCATCTCCCGCTTCCGCCCCCCCGAGGAACAGCTGGAGCCCCTGGTCGCCCGGCTCCAGAGTCGCTCGAGGCTCGTGGACCGGCACGAGGGCTTTCTGGGCCTGGAAGTGCTGCGCTCCTTCGAACGCCAGCCGGAGTTCCTGCTCATCACCCGCTGGCGGGACAGGGAGGCCTTGAAGGCCTACCTCCAGTCGGAGGATTTCCAGGCCGCCAAGGCCTCCGGGGGAGTCCAGGAGGACGCCACCTTCACGATGTACGAGCTCGTGGCCCATTGA
- a CDS encoding tetratricopeptide repeat protein has protein sequence MDVRCDRCKSQYQLEDSRISEAGLTVQCTACQYVFVVKKKALLVTLPVKPGESAAPAVLLGGTPPGSGAPPEESPEPNLPPSTGPGERVREWRVRQASGNVFTLKDLTTLQKWIIERKVGRDDEISLTGESWKRLGDIAELATFFQVLDEAQRASLLQAQVDLGKALGTPPRGGSAGGASKGAGGLTPSPQAPVAMRRGNPLPLLLALLLVAGGAFFYFRVLIPQREEAARQEAVQRENALKEEEARQARLLAEKAAAEAPPLAEDGGGGNDPSAEGGLPAAVAPPSTEDAGAVVLEDAGTLPDAGVLPGVGVAADAGVASDAGVDLDGGSPPVKRPEPVRDFNYYMAQGKRLRERERFAAAVDAYGQAAELEPDRAEPYSGRGLALLDLGNAPEAATEFQQALRLNPRYGEAIIGLAETYRSQGKKSEAVRYYQRYLEVLPEGPEAEVARSAIDRLME, from the coding sequence ATGGACGTCCGATGTGATCGCTGCAAGTCTCAGTACCAGCTTGAGGACTCGCGCATCTCCGAGGCTGGCCTCACCGTTCAGTGCACCGCGTGCCAGTACGTCTTCGTGGTGAAGAAGAAAGCGCTGCTCGTCACCCTTCCCGTGAAGCCTGGTGAGTCAGCCGCGCCGGCGGTGCTCCTGGGAGGAACTCCGCCTGGGTCCGGAGCGCCTCCAGAGGAAAGTCCGGAGCCGAACCTTCCTCCATCGACAGGGCCCGGGGAGCGCGTCCGGGAGTGGCGGGTGCGTCAGGCCAGCGGAAACGTCTTCACCCTCAAGGATCTCACCACGCTCCAGAAGTGGATCATCGAGCGCAAGGTGGGGCGGGACGATGAAATCTCCCTGACGGGGGAGAGCTGGAAGCGGCTGGGGGACATCGCGGAGCTGGCGACGTTCTTCCAGGTCCTGGACGAAGCCCAGAGGGCGTCCCTGCTGCAAGCCCAGGTGGATCTCGGAAAGGCCCTGGGAACACCGCCCCGGGGTGGGTCGGCAGGGGGAGCAAGCAAGGGAGCCGGGGGGCTGACCCCCTCGCCCCAGGCCCCGGTGGCCATGCGGCGGGGAAACCCGCTTCCCCTGCTGCTGGCGCTCCTCTTGGTGGCCGGGGGGGCGTTCTTCTACTTCCGGGTGTTGATCCCCCAGCGCGAGGAGGCTGCGCGCCAGGAAGCGGTTCAGCGAGAAAACGCCCTGAAAGAGGAAGAGGCGCGTCAGGCGCGACTCCTCGCCGAGAAGGCCGCGGCGGAAGCCCCCCCCCTGGCCGAGGACGGAGGGGGTGGGAATGACCCCTCTGCGGAAGGGGGCTTGCCCGCCGCGGTGGCGCCGCCGAGCACCGAGGATGCCGGGGCCGTGGTCCTGGAGGATGCGGGAACCCTGCCCGACGCGGGCGTTCTGCCCGGAGTGGGGGTGGCGGCGGACGCGGGGGTGGCGTCAGACGCAGGGGTGGACCTGGATGGGGGCAGCCCCCCCGTGAAGCGGCCCGAGCCGGTGCGCGACTTCAACTACTACATGGCGCAAGGCAAGCGCCTCCGAGAGCGGGAGCGCTTTGCGGCGGCCGTGGATGCCTACGGGCAGGCGGCGGAGCTCGAACCGGACCGGGCGGAGCCTTACTCCGGCCGGGGGCTGGCGCTGCTGGACCTGGGCAACGCCCCGGAGGCGGCCACGGAGTTTCAGCAGGCCCTCCGGCTCAACCCGCGGTACGGGGAGGCCATTATTGGACTTGCGGAAACCTACCGGTCCCAGGGAAAGAAGTCAGAGGCGGTTCGCTATTACCAAAGGTACCTTGAGGTCCTGCCAGAGGGTCCCGAGGCAGAGGTGGCGCGCAGCGCCATCGATCGATTGATGGAGTGA